The sequence ACTAAGGGCAAATTTTATGAGAGAGGCAAGAATTGGACATAGACGTCTTTGGTACGAGAGACCACACATAACtatttgatagattttcttACAGATgtctttctattattttttctaagtttgttttgtattttaatttaattaaaagataACTTTATATCATAAATATGTATACCAGAGATCGTGATTCAGCTCTCACCGATGCGGATcctcttatatacttgaaaagCAAATCAGAGGAATATTGTAATAAATCTATATCACTGCCTGTATTGAATCCACTTCCagaaatcattaaaattatattagaaTCTCTTTATAAGATAGTTTGTTAAGACCCTATATATTAATGTTGATATTTATACTAATCTAAATAATACTCTCTTTTCCAAAAGTAAGTTTTTaagattttattcttttttcccaaaaaatagattttctatatttcaaaagaatttctatatttaaacaaaagattaactgaaatatttaaattaagtaAATAATATTGATCAATAGTTATTAGAaatgatataataaaaataaataataaatttaattgtaatatttattatattttaatatacataaatactTTAGAAAACAATTTCGAGAACAAAGGAAAGAAATCACAAAAGACGAATCTAGAGTTTTTTTTAGAACAAGGTGGATCTAAAGTTGTGAGAAAAAGAAatcatataaacatataatgtGTTTTAATCATGGAAAATTACCACCAATAAcatattcatagtaccacttttcatgtttatactAATCaattttaccctcacttttaatgaaggataaAAAACACTTGTActcctagggttaactaatctgaacttagggtttagagttgaggggtggggtatgATTTtttgaatgtgaaatttaggattctaataaataaatacaaaaaaatattaaatttttttaaaaaaaattgtttcaaacataattttcgattttcaaaaaaaaattgaaaaaataaaaaaaaacaattttgagaaaaaatcaaaaagaaaaaaaattataaaaaagttcgaatttgaaaacgtATAAttggaaaaatttaaaatttaaaatttgtttatttatttaaataatgatttattatatatatacaacaagGGTATAAAAGTTTTTTGCTACTTGatgaataatgtatttttaaaaatgtatctttggtggtggtaaagatgaaaagtggtaccatgaaaatggTGAACATAAAATTTCTTCTTTAATTATTTACGTAAAGAAAGATCCGCCACCACCAGTCAACTTGGTTGGTAGCGCTTCACACCCGCCATCATTGGCCACTTCCGATACAAAGTTCTTCGATGGCTTCAATCATAACTTTCCAAAACAAAGATAACACAATAACATTGCAAACATATAACAAGATGATTGATATGCAGCTATCTAACATATACATGGTATTGTAGATAAGTTTCGTTTTTGTTACATTTGGAAGTGTCTTAAATTTTGTTATCCAGGTTGACATTTGGAAGTTGCGGTTTTGAGGGGGAGGGGTTGGGTAAGATTTtttgaatgtgaaatttaggattctaataaaaaaaattttaaaaaaattttaaaaatagtttcaaaaataattttcgattttcaaaaaaaaattgaaaaaataaaaaaaacaatttcgaaaaattttataaaaaaagttagaacttgaaaaagtataattcgaaaaatttaaaatttaaattttatttatttatttaaataatgatttattatgtatatatagataacaagggtataaaagtcttttgtcacttaatgaagaatgtatttttgaaaatgtccatttggtggtggtaaagatgaaaagtggtaccatgaaagttaTTTATCCACATAATAACATACATACCCTAAACAAATTTTTGCTTCAATACATTTTGCTTTTAAGTTCTTTTTTGAGTTTGGTTCATGATATCTTGcgtatttacattgttttatctaTTCATTCTTGTACATTTTGATCATTTAGTATAATATTTATACATGTTTAGGTTGTAGTGCATTACATATGTCCTTATCTAGTGATGAAGATGTCAAATGGTGACTTTGGAGATGGTTTGGAGGCAAGATTGGTGATTCTCGAGATTGAGACGAGATGACCAAGTGACCCTGCGGCCTGATGACCTCGCAGCCTTGGGACCTCGTCGAGAAACCGCTGCATCCGTTCAAGAATGAAAAACCAAAGTATGGGAGCGGCCTTGCGCAGCGGAGTGTTGAAGCCGCTGGTAAAATGCACATGCCCCTGTCGAATACCGGGATGACGCAGCGGCCAGATGACGATGCCAGGAAACCGCTGTGAGCGTCCCAGCAACCTAGTGGAGCGCTTTCGCGAAGCCGCTGCGAGTCCAAAAAGTCAACAATTCGGGATTTAACCAGATGTTAACCCATTTGTGTTTGGGTCAATCCGATTTGTCGGGTTGACCTCGTTCGATTTTAGATTGCCATAAATACTTTTTAGACCTATTCTTAGGgattatccttttttttttatctaaacaCAAACCTATTTTGGTGAAAGATTCAATCTTTAACTTTTTTTCATCTTTATATATTGTGTTTATTGGATTATCTTgatcactaatcatgattaACTTTCAATCATCATTGATTCTTGGTTTTATCATGTCTATTAGTGAGTAGTTACCTTTTGTATCCATGGTTTACGTAGATCTAGAGTGATTAATGAAGATTTGAGGTGTTTAATGATTAGATCTCTATGTTTCCATGCATATTAAGTGTCCTTAATGCTTGATTTGACTTGATCACTCTCATCTTGATAATAAGCTATTTTATACCTAGAAGGTGTTTGTTAAAATGTTTGACTGAACTTAATATTACTCTAATTTGAATAACCAAAGGGATTTGATGTTAGGATTGCTAGATGGTTAGTAGACATGAATATAATGCATGCTTAAATGATTTAAACCAATGGAATTGATGTTTAGTTCATGATTGCATATGGATCTTTACCTTGGAAAATGATTGATCATTATTAGTGTTCTAGACCTATAGAAACTTGTGATTGCTTAAAGTTAACACATTGACTTGGATTTAATTACCTTGGGTCAATTGCCTTAACCCATGGATTCTACTTTATCAATTGATTGCAAAAGCTAGTCATTGTCTTGTTTGCTTGAAGCTCGTCACTTATCAACTTAAATCCACTGTATACATTTAAATTGAATTGTATGGCTTGCATTTTTAGTGATTGAAATTACCTTGAAATTGGATTGACCCTAAAGTATTACAACTACTTAGGATTAAACTTATTCCATATCAGTTCGCGCTTGTTTATAACAATTTTCATACTCTGTTTGATCTTATAGTCTATGACTGCGTGCGGAGCCGGTCCTAATAATTATGAGGTTAGAAACATATACAAAATTGTGGTCTATATATTAGTTGTATTTAAGATTTCTAAAGAGAATCGAACACgcaacatttagtttttgtaacATAAACCAAAACCAGTACTTTTACTAAAAACGCTAGTCAAAAGGGCCGCTAAAATAGTTTATCTCTGGTAGCCAGAAGCACAAACTTCTTTAGCTTTCTTCTAGGGCAAGTTCCGACTGCGTAAATTTTCCTTACTAGATTTTAAATAAACAAGAGACCTTCGacccaaaaaaaacaagaaaccaaTCGGCTAAAACAAATGTAGCTTAGCATttttttcccttcaaatattgGTGTTAGATCTGATGCTCTGAGGGGACATTCATGGAAAACAGCGTAGTGTTATCTCCCATTAAAACTTATTAGATGATTTGAACAATGCACATGCAcggtttctaaaaatatattgttatggTTAAATGTATTCgttgtttgatatttttatagtgTACACATGTGATTTAAAATGTTATTGAAAGAATATAAATTATGTTAGGAGGTTTGTATCCCTAGAACAACAATCGCTTCGTTTAGTATCAATTACAATAGaaactctaaaaattaatatatgataaattgataaatactataaattaatacattttACTGGTTTTGAGTTGGGCCGATGCAAATCAGACACAATTcgattatataataattttttgaaaaatcatatgtaaaaatatggttccaataaaaacataaattaagaatttatgtatataaaacttatataaatatattttatagtttgatTTTGTTCACATTAAAGTTTACCTAtagtttttcagaatattttcaatatattattattttgtctttttttacttaaaatacATTCACATATATGGTACATACTTTCTATACTCCAAATAAGCGAATAAAAAACAACATAAAtttgtattataaaattttgtcaatacacatatcataaaactaagctttttttttattttttacataaaacatatatatatatatatatttaaatatatagatataaaaataaaatattctattaattaaaaactctataaattgataaaatatcaaaatatcaaaattattaatttacagaGTTTTTACTGTAGTAGTTATAAGATGATAAATTAAAAGTATCAAAATCTACATACAGATCTACATAGTGAGATAATGAAAGGAGAGACTTACGGAATGAgacacttttttttctttttttacttcATTAGACACATCTCACTTGAGGGACACTTCTTCCTCTCCCTTCCTATGTGTTTTGACTCATATACCCTTTTGCTTTGGTTAGtgatgaattaattttattatataaaattactgTCAGCTTTGTGGGGACCAAAAGAGGAGCAACGTGTTTCCTTAAAAGAGTGAGTGTATATACTTTGACTCTTTTTATATGTAGCAAAAGAGTATTTTATACTAAAAGTAACTTTTTAAATTTCCCACCATATTATATGtgtcattattttatattatactgtataaataaatatataaaaacataaaataaattattaaaaattttctttatattttgatatccatatgtatatatatgtattttaatatttatcaaaattaaatttaaattacataCTGTCTATTTTGATACTTGTGGACACACTTTTGTGGATACATTGTTGATGGACACATTTAAAATAGTCATTGACATGTATTTGTGGATAGCTTTTTGGTATTTTGTAGATACATTTTTGATGGATAAATTCAAAATATCCACTGAATGGCAAAGACATTTAGTGTACAAAATTTTATGGACAAGATTTTATGGACAAAAATCTCAATCTTAcaaattttatgtataaaattttgTGGACAAGATTTTTGTGGACAAAGTTTGTAGACAAATCATACAAAGTTCAAAGAACCAGTCCCTGATTCGACGCCTTTAAAAGAGACCTTAACAAATTGATAGAAGCTTGTAAGACTTAATGACTGCTTCAAGCTGAGCCTGAAGATGTTCCAGCATGTAAAGTCCAAACATATTTAAAGCATATCCTAAATCCAATTAACCAAACAAAGATAGCATGTTCAATAAACAGATGAAGccaattttattaatcatgaGGAAGGGTTTATAATCAACAAGCAAGAGCTTACATCATCCGTAAAATCTCTAATAGACACATCAGAAAACATAATCACAAAACATAATAGGCACGAGAGCTTGTCATCGTCTTTTCCACAACGGAGGTGGGACCTGCTCGTCGTCGCGTCCTCTCCATACCGGATCTCGAATCTGTTGGCCGTCCTGTCGTCCTCTCCACAACGGAAGTCGGACCTGATTGCCGTCGCGTTGTCCTGTCCATACCGGAGCTCTCGGATCTGCTCGTCAGCTCTCATGTCCACAAAATCTCAGAGATTCgattcaattgaaaaagtacaacacaaacaattaaaaaaagaaaaaaatataaaaaaagttaGGGGTTTCAAGGAGAAAGGTATTGAAATCGGGCGACGGAGAATGAAGGAGAAAGGTGATGAGATATGAAGAGATAGATACGAGATTATATAGTCACAACCGCTGTGAGCCTTCTGGATTTATGGTGTTTTACAGAGAAattgaagacgaagaagaaaagATTTAGCAAAATTATGGTTAGTAAACGAAGGGGCTGGGAAATTGGGAAAATTAGATCTGAATTTCAAAAAGTAAAGCCAGAGAGAGAATAAATGATGGTTTCCGAAAActcaaaaataaagaaactgATTTGttgaactatttttaaaaatatggaaagTGACAGCTTAGTTAGTGAGGAGAGAGTTTAGTTAGTTTGAGGGCATGTAGGACATTACACAATAAAGAAGTGTGCCTCCAGCAATAAGTGTCCTTTTGTGTAAATTGAAAGACAAAAAGTGTCTTAGAGAGTAAAAAAATCTAATGAAAGTTACAACTTTGCCATATAACATTTTAGCTTTTTTGGAAGGGAATTTGCACTACATAACctaaaaaattatttcaattaGGTATATGGAAATCTACTGTACATCTTTCATAAATCCCATATGTATCCCTATAAAATAGAAGTCAACTAAATAACAAATAGCCATTTAGGTTTTTGCAGCAATATATGTTATGATTTGTTGTCTCCTTTCACATACATTTTTGTCAAGGGCCTGCAATTTCAATGATTTAGATGTCGAAAGGTTCCATCTTTGTATCCCAGTAAGGCTTCCTTTCCACTGTCATGATAGCATAAGTTTCCATATTTGCCTCCATCGTCGTGTTTCCGTCCGCCTATTCCTTCACCGTTGCCGCTGTCGTGTTCCCATAAAACGTACATGAAATCCAAATTCTAACTGGTCTTATTTGTCAGGCTCTCATCTGTAAAGTCTAGAGTTTATTTATTGCCAGATTCAGATTGATCGTTGTGTTTTATGCTGAATTTTTATGACAACTTGTTTCTTTTGGTTGAAAGCTTGTGCCTTTATTGTAGTGGGTTTTACTTTGTATTAACACTTTGTGACTGGCATCTGTTATGTCACATCTGTTATCTTTCGAGCCAGAGAAGGAAGTTCTAGCTCTCTTTTGCTCTTGTGAGTTCTATTACCGACAATTGCAATTTTTATCCCGCCATAATACCGGATTCAACACATATACATAAAGCCCACAGTAAAATTTCTTGCGTTTATGCTCCTCTAAAAATATCAACACAGTCTACCGATTGATTTAGTTTCTAACATTTTCTTTTGCCTCAAATATTTTGCAAATCTGGTTTTACATAGAGAATAGCTCTGCACCTCAAACGTACAGGATAGAATGGTCACTACACTCTCAACAAATAACCACATTTGCAAATACTTTTGAAATCTGTATGATTACCTAATTACCGTCTACGTTTTGGTTATTCACCTAAATGAGCCTTTCTGAAAAGCACatcagattaaaaaaattcagattTGAAAGTTACACATTTCCTATAGCAAAGTTCATACAATTCTTTTCCAAAAGATATTGAACTCATGACCTCTTCCATCTTTAATATTTAATCTAAGAATTTCAACAAATACGCCCACTCCTTATTGACCCATTAAATAAGGGGAATTTTCATTCTTACCACCTTGTTGGTACATTTCTTCATGTTTACAATCATTaaagagatattttcaaaaatatattcttcattaatagacaaaatattcatatagccttactctatatatatataataaataattatttaaataactgaaaatttgaaaactaatttttgtatgttttcgaattatccattttcaaatttgaatttttttattattttttttattttttttctatttgtttttcacattttctttttgaaattcgaaaactattttaaaaaaatttaagtatttatttatatatttattagaaccCTAAACTCCACCTTCCAAAAACTCTATCCTACCTTTCAACTATAAAccaatctagattagttaatcatagagttataaatttatttttctcaattAAAAAATGAGGGTAaaagtatttaaatttaatacttatttttatatagtatggactctttttttttgacgtcgaacagccattctattactcaaacttgaggtggtctgggtaaccagaccggaatagaacaaccaatgaaaaATAACTTCCTACGGAAAGTcctagcagtcttagctaaaaagtcCAAAAATTGATTGCGTACTCGTGGAACATGGGTGATCTTGAAGTCCGGGAAACAAATATGCAGCGTCTCTATCTTTTCCAATTCTGCCGCGAAGCTTGGTCACTTCTGGGGTTCATTTACCATTGCAATCAGCTCCTTGCAGTCTGTTCCAAAGCTCTGGCATGGCGAGTGTCGAAGCACAATCTCCATCGCCCAGCAGTGCTTCTACCTCTTAATGCAATGCTAATTCATATCGAGTGAAATTCCGTGTACCCATAAGTTGTATGTTCTCTCCACTATCCATCCAAGCCCATCCACATCTACTAAAGCGATCAGAAGCTGTCCAAGATCCATCCAGTAGGCAAATATTATCCAAGTTTAAGACTTGGGTTTCCTCACTATTGCTGGCTTGTACTACCAATGGTAACGTCTCATTTGCACTAAACCGGACTTGACATTCACTTTCTGCGTATCGTAGTAGTTCTAAAGAATCTCTGTCTATTCCCCTGAAGAGTTTATCATTACGAgtcttccaaatataccatattatcGAGGGATAAGGATCTCTGTCTTGGTCTGGGTCTATGATATTATTCTTCCTCCAAAGTAGATAGTCCATATTTGTATAGACGCTTGACATTGGAAATGTACCTTGGCTTGTAAGAGTTACCGATAAGGACCATACTTGTAGAGCAGGATGGCAATCGAATATAGCATGAGTTACATATTTCTCTGCTTCCCCATACCTAGGACAGTAATTATCACACCTTATATTCCGCTTTACTAGATTTCTCGTTACTGCCACCTGACCCGTTATCAATTGTCATATAAGATGACACATCTTTTTTGGCGTTTTTaacttccaagcaaaggcttgaagtttAATGATACTTGGTTCCAGTATTTCTTTTTCCTCATCTGGCTTCAACAGATTTTAAGCAATCCAGTATCCAAATTTAACTGTGTATTAACCATTCTTCGTGTAGTTGCAGCAGAAAGTATTATGACGATGAGTAGAGCTTATGGCCATACTTCGAACGAGTGGTATGTCATCAGGATGGActctttctttttatattaGGTCCTTTATTACTTCATATTCTCTCTCCTTTTATCACAGAACTAACAAAACTTCACATCTTCTGTTCTCTCCTTCTACGCTCTCTcttcatctctttctctcttcttaaTCGATTCGATTGATGAAGATCAGGTGCGACGTCTGCGACAAAGAAGAAGCGTTGGTGTTTTGCACCGCCGACGAAGCGTCTCTATGCGGCGGCTGCGACCACCGAGTCCACCACGCTAACAAACTCGCTTCCAAACATCTCCGTTTCTCTCTCCTCAATCCTTCTCCTTCCAACAACTCATCTCCTATCTGTGACATCTGTCAGGTCTCTATCAGTTTCTTGTCAAGATTTTAGGACATGGGTTTTGTCTACTTTCCTTGTTAAatccatttcttttctttttgttaaacTGTAGGAGAAAAAAGCTCTGTTGTTTTGTCAAGAAGATAGGGCTATTTTATGCAAAGATTGTGATTCATCGATCCACTCCGCCAACGAACACGTCAAGAAACACGATAGGTTTCTTCTCACAGGGGTTAAGCTCTCTGCAACATCCTCTGTGTATAAACCTACTTCAGAATCTTTTTCAAGCAGTCAAGATTGTTATGTCCCTGGACCCCGTTCTTCCAAGAAACCTCTCTCAGCTTCTCAGAGCAACAGCTCTAAGATCCAACTTACTTCGAAGATAGTAGGTGATGCGGCAGTGAATCAGTTGGGATCCACAAGCACGATTTCAGAGTATTTGATGGATACGTTACCTGGTTGGCACGTTGAGGACTTTCTTGATTCCTCTCTTCCTCCTTTTGGTTTCTCTAAGGTTcgtttcttgtttttctctctaATCAAGTTCTGTTAATCAAGATTTGATGTTTATTTGTAACTTTAGTGACTGAATATATCATCACTTTCATTTCCTCGGTTTACGtgatatcatatcatatcagaTCTGATTGAGATACATAAAAGTCACAAACTACTTTATAGATGTGGAtagatatttttctaatttaggTATTGTATAAAGTTCTGAATTATTTTCACTTTTctgtgtgttttcttttgtaattGCAGAGTGGTGGTGATGATGGAGTGTCACTTCAATCTAAGAATATGGGGATTTGGGTCCCTCAGATTCCACAAACTCTTCCTTCTTCATACACAAATAAGTACTTTTCTCAGGACAACAACAATAATCAGATTGGGATGTACAACAACAAAGAAACATCACCAGAAGTGCAGATGTATGCTCCAATACAAAACATGAAACAACAAGGACAGAACAAGAGATGGTATGATGATGGTGGCTTCACTGTCCCACAGATTACCACTTCTTCTAGTCATCCTACTCCTCTTCCTTCTAACAAAAGGTCCAGATTTTTCTGGTAACTGACATGTggtctttgtttgtttgtttcccTTTTGATCTTCTTGATTTTTAGGGGTTTCGTTGTCTTTTGTAAATTTTGAGTGTGATTAATGTTGCTGTTTTAATCTTTATAATAATCCTATGTGTTCTCTTGTGTTTTatgcaaatgttttttttgtcctAATAAGTTTTCATGTAAAAGTTTCCATGACTTATTTTGTGAATCA comes from Brassica rapa cultivar Chiifu-401-42 chromosome A02, CAAS_Brap_v3.01, whole genome shotgun sequence and encodes:
- the LOC103853414 gene encoding B-box zinc finger protein 21; translation: MKIRCDVCDKEEALVFCTADEASLCGGCDHRVHHANKLASKHLRFSLLNPSPSNNSSPICDICQEKKALLFCQEDRAILCKDCDSSIHSANEHVKKHDRFLLTGVKLSATSSVYKPTSESFSSSQDCYVPGPRSSKKPLSASQSNSSKIQLTSKIVGDAAVNQLGSTSTISEYLMDTLPGWHVEDFLDSSLPPFGFSKSGGDDGVSLQSKNMGIWVPQIPQTLPSSYTNKYFSQDNNNNQIGMYNNKETSPEVQMYAPIQNMKQQGQNKRWYDDGGFTVPQITTSSSHPTPLPSNKRSRFFW